One part of the Oceanihabitans sp. IOP_32 genome encodes these proteins:
- a CDS encoding M28 family metallopeptidase, giving the protein MKYLFTLFALLYSIVSFSQTDLKIYDIIDAVSEERLKNDVQTLANFGTRHTLSDTVSETRGIGAARRWIKSEFETISKNCDNCLNVFYQSNFIKKGANKRIVKDVNIVNVVAIQKGTTYPNRYIIMSGDIDSRVSDPNNYTSDSPGANDNATGMAGAIEAARVLSKYKFENSIVYVGLSGEEQGLFGGQGLAKYAKDNNWDIIGVLNNDMIGNISGVDGVIDNRTFRIFSEAITTSETDFETLANQNRLRRFYGGEVDGISRQLARYTYKTTKTYMPEMNPMMVYRLDRFGRGGHHRPFNDMGFAGIRIMEAHENYTQQHQDIRTENGINYGDTFEHVNFPYCKKLTAVNAITMASLAAAPPEPKEVSIGGIVEASAKLKWNKVAGAKGYKIYWRDTTSPTWDHSRYVEDTTAFTLEGIVIDNFFFGVASVGENGYESVVVFPNKIMR; this is encoded by the coding sequence ATGAAATATCTCTTCACACTTTTCGCCCTTTTATATTCAATCGTATCTTTTTCTCAAACAGATTTAAAAATCTATGATATAATTGATGCTGTTTCCGAAGAACGTTTAAAAAATGATGTGCAAACTCTAGCTAATTTTGGAACGCGACACACCTTAAGCGACACCGTTTCTGAAACCAGAGGGATTGGTGCCGCACGACGTTGGATAAAATCTGAATTTGAAACCATTTCAAAAAATTGCGATAATTGCCTTAATGTTTTTTATCAAAGTAACTTTATTAAAAAAGGCGCCAATAAACGCATTGTAAAAGATGTTAATATTGTAAATGTGGTGGCTATTCAAAAAGGCACAACCTATCCAAACCGCTATATTATTATGAGTGGTGATATCGATTCTAGAGTTTCCGACCCGAATAATTACACCTCAGATTCGCCCGGTGCTAACGATAATGCTACAGGTATGGCGGGTGCTATAGAAGCAGCTCGCGTTTTATCGAAATATAAGTTTGAAAACAGCATCGTTTATGTTGGGCTTTCTGGTGAAGAACAAGGCTTGTTTGGCGGACAGGGCCTAGCCAAATATGCCAAAGACAACAATTGGGATATTATTGGGGTGCTCAATAACGATATGATAGGGAACATATCTGGCGTAGATGGTGTGATTGATAACAGAACCTTCCGCATTTTTTCTGAAGCCATTACCACCTCAGAAACCGATTTTGAAACCTTAGCCAATCAAAATAGGCTACGTCGTTTTTATGGCGGTGAGGTCGATGGCATTTCAAGACAGCTAGCCCGCTACACCTATAAAACCACAAAAACTTATATGCCAGAAATGAACCCGATGATGGTGTACAGACTGGATCGTTTTGGTCGCGGTGGTCACCACAGACCTTTTAACGACATGGGTTTTGCCGGCATTCGCATCATGGAAGCCCATGAAAATTACACACAACAGCATCAAGATATTAGAACAGAAAACGGCATTAACTACGGTGATACTTTCGAGCATGTTAACTTTCCGTATTGCAAAAAACTAACTGCGGTAAATGCCATTACTATGGCCAGTCTAGCCGCTGCGCCACCCGAACCAAAAGAGGTAAGTATTGGTGGTATTGTAGAGGCTTCGGCAAAATTAAAATGGAATAAAGTAGCTGGTGCAAAAGGTTATAAAATTTACTGGAGAGACACCACATCGCCCACTTGGGACCATAGTCGTTACGTCGAAGACACCACAGCATTTACCTTAGAAGGCATCGTTATAGACAACTTCTTTTTTGGAGTAGCCTCAGTTGGCGAAAATGGTTATGAGAGTGTTGTTGTTTTTCCGAATAAGATTATGAGGTGA
- a CDS encoding M1 family metallopeptidase — MKNILFILSAIFILTSSQSQNILSEKNTFTKQDTLRGSITPERAWWDVTYYHLDIKVNPDEKFISGKNTIHYKVLDNRAVMQIDLQAPLKLTKATQNGKDLEVKHDGNAHFITLAKEQNIGDVNYVTVFYEGHPKEAVNAPWDGGLSWKKDNNDKHFIATSCQGLGASVWWPNKDHLYDEVDSMQISVNVPKDVVNVSNGRLRLVERIGDTKTYHWFVKSPINNYAVNMNIGDYVSFSEVYDGQGGNLDMSYYVLRDNLTIATEHFKDAPKMMKAFEHWFGQYPFYADGFKLVEVPYLGMEHQSSVTYGNQYKKGYLGNDISGTGWGLKFDFIIIHEAGHEWFGNSITNKDVADMWIHESFTSYSENLFLDYYYGKDAAADYVIGTRKKIVNDIPIIGKYYNVNQGGSGTDMYYKGANILHTLRQLIDDDEKWRQILRKMNLEFYHQTVTTQQIENFLSKETEIDLSAFFNQYLRTTKIPTLEYTFKNKTLKYRWTQVIEDFDMPIRVKIADQDQWLFPKAAWQELKTPSSNATISVDRNFYVDVKAL; from the coding sequence ATGAAAAATATTTTATTCATCCTATCTGCTATATTCATACTAACAAGCAGTCAAAGTCAAAATATTCTATCAGAAAAGAATACCTTCACAAAACAAGACACTTTGCGTGGTAGCATCACCCCAGAACGTGCTTGGTGGGATGTCACTTATTATCATTTAGATATAAAAGTAAATCCGGACGAGAAATTTATTTCTGGAAAGAACACCATTCATTATAAAGTTTTAGATAATCGTGCTGTGATGCAAATTGATTTACAAGCGCCTTTAAAACTCACAAAAGCAACTCAAAATGGAAAAGACCTAGAAGTAAAACACGATGGAAATGCGCACTTTATTACACTAGCCAAAGAACAAAATATTGGTGACGTTAATTATGTAACTGTTTTTTACGAAGGTCATCCCAAAGAAGCCGTTAATGCCCCTTGGGATGGCGGTTTATCTTGGAAAAAAGATAATAATGACAAGCATTTTATTGCAACCTCCTGTCAAGGTTTAGGCGCCAGTGTTTGGTGGCCAAACAAAGACCATTTATACGACGAAGTGGATAGTATGCAAATTAGCGTTAATGTACCTAAAGATGTAGTGAATGTTTCCAACGGCAGATTAAGACTTGTAGAACGAATTGGCGATACAAAAACCTACCATTGGTTTGTAAAAAGCCCGATTAATAATTATGCCGTAAATATGAATATTGGTGACTATGTGAGTTTTTCTGAGGTATATGATGGTCAAGGCGGAAATTTAGATATGAGTTATTATGTACTGCGCGATAACCTCACCATAGCGACCGAGCATTTTAAAGACGCACCAAAAATGATGAAGGCCTTCGAGCATTGGTTTGGGCAATACCCTTTTTATGCCGATGGTTTTAAATTAGTAGAAGTGCCCTATTTAGGCATGGAGCATCAAAGCTCTGTAACCTACGGAAATCAATACAAAAAAGGCTATCTGGGCAATGATATCTCGGGAACCGGTTGGGGCTTAAAGTTCGATTTTATTATTATTCATGAAGCTGGACATGAGTGGTTTGGCAATAGCATTACCAATAAAGATGTGGCCGATATGTGGATTCATGAAAGCTTTACCTCCTACTCTGAAAACCTATTTTTAGACTATTACTACGGTAAAGACGCGGCAGCAGATTATGTAATTGGTACCCGAAAAAAAATAGTTAACGATATCCCTATTATTGGCAAATACTACAACGTAAATCAAGGCGGCTCGGGCACAGATATGTACTATAAAGGTGCTAATATCTTACACACCTTACGACAACTTATTGACGACGATGAGAAATGGCGTCAAATTTTACGTAAAATGAATCTGGAGTTTTATCATCAAACGGTGACCACACAACAAATCGAAAACTTTCTTTCTAAGGAAACCGAGATCGATTTAAGTGCGTTTTTTAATCAGTATTTAAGAACTACAAAAATTCCAACTTTAGAATATACATTTAAAAATAAAACTCTAAAGTATCGTTGGACTCAGGTTATTGAAGATTTCGATATGCCTATTCGTGTAAAAATTGCAGATCAAGATCAATGGTTATTTCCTAAAGCAGCATGGCAAGAACTCAAAACACCATCTAGTAATGCCACGATTAGTGTAGATAGAAATTTTTATGTGGACGTAAAAGCCCTGTAA
- a CDS encoding PepSY domain-containing protein, translating into MKTKTKKLAKQSRLYRKLHRIIAVPFVLLMFLLGATGLLLTWKDQLNLKPSAQKSVANNRPLISLDIIKENAIKHIETLNLSSEINRIDYRPNKGIAKIRFENHFTELQIDCYSGEIVSEKHRTADIIEMLHDGSILDYLFNNQSKPIRLLYSTATSLALMLLSFSGFWLWLKPKQIKNLKQ; encoded by the coding sequence TTGAAAACAAAAACTAAAAAGTTAGCCAAACAATCTAGGCTGTATAGAAAACTGCATCGCATTATTGCCGTGCCGTTTGTTCTATTGATGTTTTTATTAGGCGCAACAGGCTTGTTATTGACATGGAAAGATCAGTTAAATCTTAAACCTAGCGCTCAAAAATCGGTAGCTAATAATAGACCTTTAATTTCTCTAGATATCATTAAAGAAAATGCGATAAAGCATATAGAAACCCTAAACTTATCATCAGAAATTAACAGAATAGATTACAGACCCAACAAAGGCATTGCCAAAATACGTTTTGAAAATCATTTTACAGAATTACAAATAGACTGCTATTCTGGTGAAATTGTTTCTGAAAAACACAGAACCGCAGATATTATAGAAATGCTGCACGATGGCTCCATTTTAGATTATCTATTTAACAACCAATCCAAACCCATCAGATTGCTCTACTCTACAGCAACTTCATTAGCGCTTATGCTTTTGTCTTTTAGTGGCTTTTGGTTATGGTTGAAACCAAAGCAAATCAAAAATTTAAAACAATAA
- a CDS encoding vWA domain-containing protein, which yields MKKENINRTGFKFTPYSAPSQTPFEKLFDVFKELIVHTSGDFDEAIDWLRELDKEYELTTPDYTIEDFIEDLKAKGYIREEIRPDGKKGNAITAKTERVIRQSALDQIFGNIKRSGSGNHRSKGVGIGDEHTGDFRNYQFGDDLDKVSMTESLRNAQINHGLNSFNLTEDDLVVEETTHKSQMSTVLMIDISHSMILYGEDRITPAKKVAMALAELITTRYPKDTLDILVFGNDAWSIKIKDLPYLNVGPYHTNTVAGLQLAMDLLRRKRNTNKQIFMITDGKPSCLRMPDGTYYKDSNGLNPYITNKCYAQAQQARKLHIPITTFMIAHDPYLMQFVEAFTKANQGKAFYTGLKGLGEMIFEDYETNRKKRIKG from the coding sequence ATGAAAAAAGAAAACATAAACAGAACAGGATTTAAATTCACACCTTATTCTGCGCCTTCGCAAACCCCTTTCGAAAAACTATTTGATGTTTTTAAAGAACTTATAGTACACACTTCTGGCGATTTCGACGAGGCTATAGATTGGTTACGTGAATTAGACAAAGAATACGAGTTAACCACTCCAGACTATACCATAGAGGACTTTATTGAAGACCTCAAAGCTAAGGGTTACATTCGCGAAGAAATTAGACCAGACGGTAAAAAAGGCAACGCCATAACAGCAAAAACCGAACGCGTGATTAGGCAATCTGCCTTAGATCAAATCTTCGGTAATATTAAACGCAGTGGTTCCGGTAATCACAGAAGTAAGGGCGTGGGCATTGGCGACGAGCACACTGGCGATTTTAGAAACTATCAATTTGGAGACGATTTAGATAAAGTATCCATGACCGAAAGTTTACGCAATGCACAAATAAATCACGGTCTTAATAGCTTTAATTTAACCGAAGACGATTTGGTTGTTGAAGAAACCACCCACAAATCACAAATGAGTACGGTGCTCATGATTGATATTAGCCACAGCATGATTTTATACGGTGAAGACCGCATTACACCGGCTAAAAAAGTGGCCATGGCACTAGCCGAATTAATTACCACACGATACCCCAAAGACACCTTAGATATTTTGGTTTTTGGAAACGATGCTTGGTCTATAAAAATTAAAGATTTACCCTATTTAAACGTAGGACCATATCATACCAATACCGTTGCAGGCTTGCAATTAGCGATGGATTTATTGCGAAGAAAACGCAATACCAATAAACAAATTTTCATGATAACCGATGGCAAACCCAGTTGTTTGCGCATGCCAGACGGCACTTATTATAAAGATAGTAATGGCTTAAACCCCTACATTACCAATAAATGCTATGCACAAGCTCAACAAGCTAGAAAACTGCACATCCCTATAACCACCTTTATGATTGCTCACGACCCCTATTTAATGCAATTTGTAGAGGCCTTTACAAAAGCAAACCAGGGGAAAGCATTTTATACAGGCTTAAAAGGATTAGGCGAAATGATTTTTGAAGATTACGAAACCAACAGAAAAAAAAGAATTAAAGGATAA
- a CDS encoding magnesium chelatase encodes MNIETINTLGALKKAGYKSQSIKDELRTNLIEKIKHKTTVFEGVHGYENTVIPELERAILSRHNINFLGLRGQAKTRLARLMLNLLDEYIPVVEGSEINDDPLQPISRYAIQLIKEKGDDTPIYWMHRSERYAEKLATPDVTVADIIGDVDPIKAANLKLSYADDRVIHYGMIPRANRCIFVINELPDLQARIQVALFNILQEGDIQIRGFKLRLPLEIQFIFTANPEDYTNRGSIVTPLKDRIGSQILTHYPTDIETAKTITTQEAKSDARQKETIHVPELAKDLLEQIVFEARESDFIDEKSGVSARLSITAFENLLSTAELRSLKAGDEHTTIRLSDFIGIIPAITGKVELVYEGEQEGAAQVAYNLIGDAVKRLFPEFFPKIEKLKKQDEESPYDDIVSWFFNNSDGFELLDDLRDKEYKNLLDAVTPLDDLLGKHQPKLSKQESYFVKEFVLWALVEYKQLSKYRFSEGIQFKDPYGSFISGI; translated from the coding sequence ATGAATATAGAAACCATAAATACTTTAGGTGCTTTAAAAAAAGCAGGATACAAAAGCCAATCGATTAAAGATGAATTACGCACCAATTTAATTGAAAAAATAAAGCATAAAACCACCGTTTTTGAAGGCGTACATGGTTATGAAAACACGGTAATTCCAGAATTAGAGCGCGCCATATTATCACGCCATAACATTAATTTTTTAGGCTTACGCGGACAAGCAAAAACGCGTTTAGCGCGTTTAATGTTAAATCTTTTAGACGAATATATTCCGGTTGTTGAAGGTTCTGAAATTAATGACGACCCTTTGCAACCCATCTCACGTTACGCCATCCAACTCATTAAAGAGAAAGGCGATGACACCCCTATTTACTGGATGCATAGAAGCGAACGTTACGCCGAAAAACTAGCCACTCCAGATGTCACCGTTGCCGATATTATTGGCGATGTAGATCCCATAAAAGCAGCCAATTTAAAATTGAGCTATGCCGACGATAGAGTTATTCACTACGGCATGATTCCGCGTGCCAATCGCTGTATTTTTGTAATTAACGAACTGCCAGATTTACAAGCCAGAATACAAGTCGCCCTATTTAATATTTTACAAGAAGGCGATATACAAATTAGAGGTTTTAAATTGCGTTTACCTTTAGAAATACAGTTTATATTTACCGCAAACCCCGAAGATTATACCAACCGCGGAAGCATAGTAACCCCCTTAAAAGACAGAATTGGTTCTCAAATTTTAACACATTATCCAACCGATATTGAGACCGCAAAAACAATTACCACTCAAGAAGCCAAATCTGATGCACGCCAAAAAGAAACCATTCACGTGCCAGAACTAGCCAAAGATTTGTTAGAGCAAATTGTATTCGAAGCCCGTGAAAGCGATTTTATTGACGAAAAAAGTGGCGTGAGCGCACGATTAAGCATAACCGCTTTCGAAAACTTATTAAGCACTGCCGAATTAAGGTCTTTAAAAGCAGGCGATGAACATACCACCATTAGATTGTCTGACTTTATAGGCATTATCCCCGCCATTACAGGAAAGGTAGAATTGGTTTATGAAGGCGAACAAGAAGGCGCCGCACAAGTGGCATATAATTTAATAGGAGACGCCGTAAAAAGGTTATTCCCAGAGTTTTTCCCTAAAATCGAGAAGCTTAAAAAGCAAGACGAAGAAAGTCCGTACGACGATATTGTGTCTTGGTTTTTTAACAACTCAGACGGTTTCGAACTATTAGACGATTTAAGAGACAAAGAATATAAAAACCTGCTAGACGCTGTAACCCCTTTAGACGATTTATTAGGCAAGCACCAACCCAAATTATCAAAACAAGAAAGCTATTTTGTAAAAGAATTTGTGCTTTGGGCCTTAGTAGAATACAAGCAATTAAGCAAATATAGATTTAGTGAAGGCATTCAGTTTAAAGACCCTTATGGCAGTTTTATAAGTGGGATTTAG
- a CDS encoding type I restriction-modification system subunit M: MLEDQKRILETQLWGIANLLRGKISADDYRDYILGFIFYKYLSEKQYLYANELLEGEAVTDYKAVTDTETLNAIKEESLLKLGYFLKPKELFSELAKKGNADIESESNYIIEDLQAVMNHIEQSTMGTESEEDFNALFEDLDLTSTKIGRTVGARNEVIVKILNHLDKIDFKLQDIDADVLGDAYEYLIAKFAAGAGKSAGEFYTPQQVSKILAKIVTTGKTKLKSVYDPTCGSGSLLLRVAREVEDVGEFYGQELNRTTYNLARMNMILHDVHFRNFSIEQEDTLENPQHLEKRFEAVVANPPFSAHWKSDKNPLNNTDERFSQYGRLAPKTKADYAFITHMIYQLADNGIMATVVPHGVLFRGAAEGTIREYLIKELNYLDAVIGLPANIFYGTSIPTCILVFKKCREVDDNIVFIDASGDDHFIKNGNQNELRDEDVENIINTYRNRETKEKYSYVASLEEIAENDYNLNIPRYVDTFEEEEPIDLTEVSERLVGYDNGLKEVNKEIAGFCDELGIVPPFKVEENGE; the protein is encoded by the coding sequence ATGTTAGAAGACCAAAAAAGGATATTAGAAACACAACTTTGGGGAATAGCCAACCTACTAAGAGGAAAGATAAGTGCAGACGACTACCGAGACTACATTCTCGGTTTTATCTTTTATAAATACCTTAGTGAAAAACAATATCTATATGCCAACGAACTACTTGAAGGCGAAGCCGTAACCGATTATAAAGCGGTAACCGATACAGAAACCCTTAATGCTATTAAAGAGGAATCCCTATTAAAATTGGGCTATTTCCTGAAGCCCAAAGAATTGTTTTCTGAATTGGCTAAAAAAGGAAATGCCGATATCGAAAGCGAAAGCAACTACATTATTGAGGACTTGCAAGCGGTAATGAACCACATTGAGCAGAGCACAATGGGAACGGAATCTGAAGAAGATTTCAACGCCTTATTTGAGGATTTAGATTTAACTTCCACAAAAATTGGTAGAACTGTAGGCGCGAGAAACGAGGTTATCGTAAAAATATTAAACCATCTTGATAAAATAGACTTCAAATTACAAGATATAGATGCTGATGTTCTCGGAGACGCCTACGAGTATTTAATTGCAAAATTTGCCGCAGGAGCAGGAAAATCGGCAGGAGAATTTTATACGCCACAACAAGTTTCTAAAATATTAGCCAAAATTGTAACCACAGGAAAAACCAAACTAAAATCGGTATACGACCCTACCTGCGGGTCGGGCTCGCTATTGCTTCGTGTGGCGCGTGAAGTAGAAGATGTTGGGGAGTTTTACGGCCAAGAACTCAACCGAACCACGTACAACCTGGCTCGAATGAATATGATATTGCACGATGTGCATTTTAGAAACTTTAGTATTGAGCAGGAAGACACCTTAGAAAATCCGCAACACCTTGAAAAACGCTTTGAGGCAGTAGTTGCCAATCCGCCGTTTTCGGCACATTGGAAAAGCGACAAAAACCCATTGAACAATACCGACGAGCGCTTTAGCCAATATGGACGATTAGCACCCAAAACAAAAGCCGACTATGCATTTATCACGCATATGATTTACCAGTTGGCAGACAACGGCATAATGGCAACCGTAGTGCCACACGGAGTGCTTTTTAGAGGAGCCGCAGAAGGCACGATTCGAGAATATTTAATAAAAGAACTCAATTATTTAGATGCCGTGATTGGTTTGCCAGCCAATATTTTTTACGGCACGTCCATCCCCACCTGTATTTTGGTCTTCAAAAAATGTAGAGAAGTAGATGATAATATTGTATTTATTGATGCCAGCGGAGACGACCATTTCATTAAAAACGGCAATCAAAACGAATTGCGTGATGAAGATGTAGAGAACATTATTAACACCTACCGAAACCGAGAAACAAAAGAGAAATACAGCTATGTGGCCAGCTTAGAAGAAATTGCCGAAAACGACTATAATCTCAATATCCCTCGTTATGTAGACACCTTTGAAGAAGAAGAACCCATAGACTTAACGGAAGTTTCCGAACGATTGGTAGGGTACGACAATGGCCTTAAAGAAGTAAATAAGGAAATAGCAGGTTTTTGTGACGAATTAGGCATTGTTCCCCCTTTTAAAGTTGAAGAAAATGGAGAATAA